In Mastigocladopsis repens PCC 10914, a single window of DNA contains:
- a CDS encoding DUF2358 domain-containing protein, translating to MEYQSQVERVIQTLKRDLPTLFEKDISYDIYTQDIYFQDPVNKFKGKLNYRIIFWTLRFHAQLFFTKIYFDLHDVNQSAENTILAKWTVRGVLRVPWKAKIFFNGYSTYKLNKDGLIYEHIDTWDRKPGEILQQFFRKGGEI from the coding sequence GTGGAATATCAATCGCAGGTAGAAAGGGTCATCCAAACTCTCAAAAGAGATTTACCAACGCTTTTTGAAAAGGACATTTCCTACGACATCTACACGCAGGATATCTACTTTCAAGACCCAGTTAATAAATTTAAGGGAAAATTGAATTATCGCATTATCTTTTGGACTTTACGATTTCACGCTCAACTATTTTTTACCAAAATTTACTTTGACTTACATGATGTCAATCAGTCAGCCGAGAACACAATTTTGGCTAAGTGGACAGTTCGCGGTGTTTTGCGCGTTCCTTGGAAAGCTAAGATATTTTTCAATGGCTACTCGACTTATAAACTCAACAAAGATGGTTTAATTTACGAGCATATTGATACTTGGGACCGCAAACCAGGAGAGATTTTGCAGCAGTTCTTCCGTAAGGGTGGAGAAATTTGA
- a CDS encoding diacylglycerol/polyprenol kinase family protein: protein MLSFALNISPFIGNLIATALTFVYVFGLVALLNVCVTKFGLPQDISRKITHIGAGSIIGFLPLYSDLHWSKYLNVTIFVVWIFLLIQKGLFAKPDDEAVNIMTRTGDKRELLKGPLYFVIVGTICGTFLYKTFPGIVAMATLGWGDGVAPIIGTYYGRLKYKVLSNKSLEGSLSMFVFAFAASVFFVWLIIPSQLNILRILLLAFIAAIVEGCSPKEIDNILIPIAVIVAANFV, encoded by the coding sequence ATGTTGTCTTTCGCCTTGAATATTAGCCCATTTATAGGAAATTTGATAGCAACAGCGCTGACGTTTGTTTACGTATTCGGGCTGGTAGCATTGTTGAATGTCTGTGTGACTAAGTTTGGGCTACCACAAGATATTAGCCGCAAAATTACGCATATCGGTGCTGGGTCAATTATCGGCTTTTTGCCTCTTTACAGCGATTTACACTGGTCAAAGTACCTGAATGTGACAATTTTTGTCGTGTGGATATTCCTCCTCATCCAAAAAGGGTTATTTGCCAAACCAGACGATGAGGCTGTTAATATTATGACTCGCACAGGTGATAAACGAGAACTCCTTAAAGGTCCACTCTATTTCGTCATTGTGGGAACTATTTGCGGCACATTTTTGTATAAAACTTTTCCTGGAATTGTAGCAATGGCAACTCTTGGTTGGGGCGATGGTGTTGCACCAATAATTGGTACTTATTATGGCAGATTAAAGTACAAAGTTCTCAGCAACAAAAGTCTGGAAGGAAGCCTCTCAATGTTTGTTTTTGCTTTCGCCGCCAGCGTCTTTTTTGTTTGGCTTATCATACCAAGTCAATTGAATATTCTTAGGATTTTACTATTAGCGTTTATTGCTGCAATTGTTGAAGGATGTAGTCCAAAAGAAATTGATAACATTCTAATTCCAATAGCAGTGATTGTGGCGGCAAATTTTGTTTAA
- a CDS encoding tetratricopeptide repeat protein, translated as MPLSGATKFVGREQELELLHELLQQNQRVAITAITGMGGVGKTELALQYAIAHRETYQGGICWLLALQDVGLQIVQFARIQLQLNPPEDFDLLAQVAYCWRNWREGEVLLVLDNVTDYKQVKPYLPTSSSRFKVLMTTRQRLGTSIEKLSLDVLQPEAALELLRTIIGAERVDGEISQAESLCAWLGYLPLGLELVGRYLARKEDLSLEEMLRRLQKKRLEERSLSHSEDDMTAQQGVQAAFELSWQELDNTDKQLTCLLSLFAPAPIPWELVEQCLPNVDADELEESRDDKLLKLHLLQRQETGIYQLHPLLREFFQAKLEDSFVLFSWGNLQYAFATAMIAVAQEIPQTPTREQITAISPAIPHLAEVANKRIQYVSNEDLIWAFVGNASFYNGQGLYDKAEPWLEQCLEVTKKRLGEEHPSVASSLNNLAGLYNSQGRYSEAEPLFQQALELSKRLLGEEHPHVASSLNNLAALYNSQGRYSEAEPLFQQALELSKRLLGEEHPDVASSLNNLAGLYKSQGRYSEAEPLYQQALELRKRLLGEEHPDVASSLNNLAGLYGSQGRYTEAEPLYQQALELRKRLLGEEHPSVATSLNNLAGLYESQGRYSEAEPLYLQALELSKRLLGEEHPRVASSLNNLALLYKSQGRYSEAEPLYLQALEICEQRLGVNHPHTVTVRENLASLRAQLSSEQ; from the coding sequence TTGCCCTTGAGTGGGGCGACGAAGTTCGTCGGACGTGAACAAGAACTTGAACTTCTCCATGAACTCTTGCAGCAAAATCAACGTGTGGCAATAACCGCCATTACTGGTATGGGTGGCGTGGGGAAAACAGAACTGGCGCTGCAATATGCAATAGCACACCGCGAAACTTACCAAGGTGGAATTTGCTGGTTGTTGGCGTTACAAGATGTAGGGTTGCAGATTGTACAATTTGCTCGTATACAACTGCAATTAAACCCACCAGAGGATTTTGATTTACTGGCGCAAGTCGCATATTGCTGGCGAAACTGGCGTGAAGGTGAAGTGCTGTTGGTGTTGGATAACGTCACCGACTACAAACAAGTCAAGCCGTATCTACCAACCTCATCGTCGCGGTTTAAGGTGTTGATGACGACGCGCCAACGCTTAGGTACATCAATAGAGAAATTATCTTTAGATGTATTGCAACCAGAAGCAGCCTTGGAGTTATTACGAACAATCATTGGTGCAGAACGGGTTGATGGAGAAATTTCACAAGCAGAATCTCTGTGTGCGTGGCTGGGATATTTGCCTTTGGGGTTAGAATTAGTCGGGCGGTATCTAGCACGCAAAGAAGATTTATCCCTAGAAGAAATGTTGCGGCGGTTGCAGAAAAAGCGATTAGAAGAACGTTCTCTTTCTCACTCCGAAGACGACATGACAGCACAGCAGGGTGTGCAAGCCGCCTTTGAGTTGAGTTGGCAAGAATTAGACAATACCGATAAGCAACTGACGTGTTTGCTGAGTTTATTTGCCCCTGCACCGATACCTTGGGAGTTGGTGGAACAGTGCTTACCTAATGTAGATGCAGACGAGTTAGAAGAAAGTCGGGATGATAAGCTGCTGAAATTGCATTTGCTACAGCGTCAGGAAACGGGAATTTATCAACTGCATCCACTGCTAAGGGAATTTTTCCAAGCCAAGTTAGAAGATTCATTTGTTTTGTTCTCTTGGGGTAATCTTCAATATGCTTTTGCCACAGCAATGATAGCAGTCGCCCAAGAAATTCCTCAAACCCCCACCCGTGAACAAATTACCGCCATCTCTCCCGCCATACCTCATTTGGCAGAAGTTGCCAATAAGCGTATTCAATATGTTAGCAATGAAGATTTAATTTGGGCTTTTGTCGGTAACGCTTCATTTTACAATGGTCAGGGGTTGTATGATAAGGCAGAACCTTGGTTAGAGCAGTGTTTAGAAGTTACAAAAAAGCGCTTGGGCGAAGAACATCCCTCCGTCGCCTCTAGCCTCAACAACCTGGCTGGACTCTACAATTCCCAAGGACGCTACAGTGAAGCCGAACCGTTGTTCCAGCAAGCTTTAGAACTGAGTAAACGCCTGTTGGGCGAAGAACATCCCCATGTCGCCTCTAGCCTCAACAACCTGGCTGCACTCTACAATTCCCAAGGACGCTACAGTGAAGCCGAACCGTTGTTCCAGCAAGCTTTAGAACTGAGTAAACGCCTGTTGGGCGAAGAACATCCCGATGTCGCCTCTAGCCTCAACAACCTGGCTGGACTCTACAAATCCCAAGGACGCTACAGCGAAGCCGAACCGTTGTACCAGCAAGCTTTAGAACTGAGAAAACGCCTGTTGGGCGAAGAACATCCGGATGTCGCCTCTAGCCTCAACAACCTGGCTGGACTCTACGGTTCCCAAGGACGCTACACTGAAGCCGAACCGTTGTACCAGCAAGCTTTAGAACTGAGAAAACGCCTGTTGGGCGAAGAACATCCCTCCGTCGCCACTAGCCTCAACAACCTGGCTGGACTCTACGAATCCCAAGGACGCTACAGTGAAGCCGAACCGTTGTACCTGCAAGCTTTAGAACTGAGTAAACGCCTGTTGGGCGAAGAACATCCTCGTGTCGCCTCTAGCCTCAACAACCTGGCATTACTCTACAAATCCCAAGGACGCTACAGTGAAGCCGAACCGTTGTACCTGCAAGCATTAGAAATTTGTGAACAACGGTTAGGGGTGAATCATCCTCACACTGTGACTGTTCGTGAAAATTTGGCAAGTCTTCGCGCTCAATTGTCTTCAGAGCAGTAA
- a CDS encoding type II toxin-antitoxin system VapC family toxin — MVMMGDNFVFLDTNILVYASVPESSLHLVAINAIQTYEQPGTQLWISRQVLREYLATLTRPQLYTEPIPILTVIAEIRFFQNRFRVAEDSSLVTERLLTLMEEITIGGKQVHDANIVATMLVYGIPQLLTHNTGDFARFSELITVLPLQ; from the coding sequence ATGGTGATGATGGGCGATAATTTTGTCTTTCTTGACACTAATATTCTCGTCTACGCCAGTGTTCCTGAGTCTTCTTTACACTTGGTTGCTATCAACGCAATTCAAACTTATGAACAGCCTGGAACTCAATTGTGGATTAGCCGACAAGTGTTGCGGGAATATCTGGCAACTCTTACTCGTCCACAGCTATATACTGAGCCAATACCAATTTTGACTGTAATTGCAGAAATTCGTTTTTTCCAAAACCGCTTTCGAGTGGCTGAAGATAGTTCTCTGGTGACGGAAAGGCTATTGACACTCATGGAAGAAATAACCATTGGTGGCAAGCAGGTACATGATGCGAATATTGTCGCCACAATGCTAGTTTACGGTATTCCTCAACTGTTAACTCACAACACAGGTGATTTTGCTAGATTTTCTGAGTTGATTACTGTGTTGCCTTTACAATAG
- the uvrA gene encoding excinuclease ABC subunit UvrA — protein MSKTQLAASLNGHLPHSNNNQNTIRIRGARQHNLKNIDLELPRDRLIVFTGVSGSGKSSLAFDTIFAEGQRRYVESLSAYARQFLGQVEKPDVEAIEGLSPAISIDQKSTSHNPRSTVGTVTEIYDYLRLLFGRAGEPHCPICDRCIAPQTIDQMCDRILELPDRTRFQILAPVVRGKKGTHNKLLSGLASQGFVRVRVDGEVRELSDAIELDKNVTHTIEVVIDRLVKKAGIQERLVDSLATCLKQSSGIAVIEILKDTEDPGLPSELVFSENFACPEHGAVMEELSPRLFSFNSPYGACPHCHGIGSLRRFSPELVVPDPKAPVYSAIAPWSEKDNSYYIELLYKVGQEVGFELQTLWHQLTEEQRDSILYGTAEAQKSQNSGFKGVLPMLQRQYEGSSELIKQKLEQYLVDQPCPVCEGKRLKPEALAVQLGQYRILDLTGASIRECRERIDKLELSQRQVQIADLVLREIRARLQFLLDVGLDYLTLDRPAMTLSGGEAQRIRLATQIGSGLTGVLYVLDEPSIGLHQRDNGRLLQTLTKLRDLGNTLIVVEHDEETIRAADYIVDIGPHAGIHGGNIVAQGDLQALLESQESLTGAYLSGRRVITTPVARREGNGRSLVMKNAHRNNLRNVDVEIPLGKLVAVTGVSGSGKSTLINELLYPALQHQLTRKVPFPKEIDGIQGLDAVDKAIVMDQSPIGRTPRSNPATYTGVFDVIRDVFTATIEAKARGYKPGQFSFNVKGGRCEACSGQGVNVIEMNFLPDVYVQCEVCKGARYNRETLQVKYKDKSISDVLNMTVEEALEFFTNIPKAVNKLQTLVDVGLGYIQLGQPATTLSGGEAQRVKLATELSRRATGKTLYLIDEPTTGLSFYDVHKLLDVLQRLVDKGNSILVIEHNLDVIRCADWLIDLGPDGGDKGGEVIAVGTPEEVAENSRSYTGQYIKQVLQQYPAQTTQKI, from the coding sequence ATGTCAAAAACCCAGCTAGCTGCATCCTTAAATGGACATCTTCCTCACTCTAACAACAACCAAAATACAATCCGCATTCGAGGTGCTAGGCAGCATAATCTCAAGAATATAGATTTGGAACTGCCACGCGATCGCCTGATTGTCTTCACTGGTGTTTCTGGTTCTGGCAAATCTTCCCTAGCATTTGACACCATTTTCGCAGAAGGGCAACGCCGCTACGTAGAATCCCTCAGCGCCTATGCACGGCAATTCTTGGGACAGGTGGAAAAACCTGATGTGGAGGCGATAGAAGGTTTAAGCCCGGCGATTTCCATTGACCAAAAGTCTACCTCCCATAATCCCCGTTCCACTGTGGGGACGGTGACGGAGATTTATGACTATCTACGGTTGTTGTTTGGACGGGCGGGTGAACCTCATTGTCCGATATGCGATCGCTGTATTGCCCCGCAAACAATAGACCAAATGTGCGATCGCATTCTGGAACTTCCCGACCGCACTCGGTTTCAAATTCTTGCGCCTGTTGTCCGGGGTAAAAAAGGAACTCACAACAAGCTGTTATCAGGTTTAGCTTCTCAAGGTTTTGTCCGCGTTCGGGTAGATGGCGAGGTGCGAGAACTGTCTGACGCGATTGAGTTAGATAAAAATGTGACTCACACTATTGAAGTGGTGATTGACCGCCTTGTGAAAAAGGCTGGTATTCAGGAGCGTTTGGTCGATTCTCTCGCCACTTGTTTGAAACAATCTAGTGGAATTGCGGTTATTGAAATTCTAAAAGATACAGAAGATCCGGGATTACCTTCCGAGTTGGTATTTTCCGAGAACTTTGCGTGTCCAGAACACGGGGCGGTTATGGAAGAATTATCACCGCGCTTGTTTTCGTTTAATTCTCCTTATGGTGCTTGTCCCCATTGTCACGGGATTGGAAGTTTAAGAAGATTTTCGCCGGAGTTGGTGGTACCAGACCCCAAAGCACCTGTTTATTCTGCGATCGCTCCTTGGTCGGAGAAAGACAATTCTTATTATATAGAGTTATTGTACAAGGTGGGGCAAGAGGTCGGGTTTGAGTTGCAGACGTTGTGGCATCAGTTGACTGAGGAACAGCGGGATTCGATTTTGTATGGAACCGCAGAGGCGCAGAAGTCGCAGAACTCAGGGTTTAAAGGGGTGCTTCCCATGCTGCAAAGACAGTATGAGGGGAGTTCGGAGTTAATTAAGCAAAAGTTAGAACAATATTTGGTTGACCAGCCGTGTCCGGTGTGTGAAGGGAAGCGGTTAAAACCAGAGGCGTTGGCGGTGCAGTTAGGACAGTACCGAATTTTGGATCTGACTGGTGCATCGATTCGGGAGTGTCGAGAGAGGATTGATAAGTTAGAGTTGAGCCAACGTCAGGTGCAAATTGCAGACTTGGTATTGAGAGAAATTAGAGCGCGATTGCAATTTCTCTTGGATGTAGGATTGGATTACCTAACGCTTGACCGTCCAGCGATGACGCTTTCGGGTGGGGAAGCGCAACGAATTCGTTTAGCAACTCAAATTGGTTCTGGGTTGACCGGGGTTTTGTACGTTTTGGATGAACCAAGTATTGGTTTGCATCAACGAGATAATGGACGGTTACTGCAAACTTTAACAAAATTAAGGGATTTGGGAAATACTTTAATTGTGGTAGAGCATGATGAGGAAACCATTCGTGCTGCTGACTACATTGTGGATATTGGTCCTCATGCAGGTATTCATGGGGGAAATATTGTCGCCCAAGGTGATTTACAGGCGTTGCTAGAGTCGCAAGAGTCACTGACGGGTGCTTATTTGTCAGGACGGCGGGTGATTACAACACCAGTCGCACGCAGAGAAGGAAATGGGCGGAGTTTGGTCATGAAAAATGCCCATCGGAATAACCTAAGAAATGTAGATGTAGAAATACCTTTGGGTAAACTTGTCGCTGTCACTGGCGTTTCTGGTTCTGGGAAATCTACCTTAATTAATGAGTTACTTTACCCTGCACTGCAACATCAGCTAACGCGCAAAGTTCCTTTTCCTAAAGAAATAGATGGAATTCAGGGATTGGATGCTGTTGACAAAGCCATTGTCATGGACCAATCACCTATTGGGAGAACACCACGTTCTAACCCAGCGACTTATACAGGGGTTTTTGATGTGATTCGCGACGTTTTTACAGCAACAATTGAAGCAAAAGCAAGGGGTTATAAACCGGGGCAATTTTCCTTCAACGTCAAAGGTGGACGCTGTGAAGCTTGTAGCGGACAGGGTGTCAATGTCATTGAAATGAACTTTTTGCCGGATGTTTATGTACAATGCGAAGTTTGCAAAGGTGCAAGATATAACCGCGAAACTTTGCAGGTGAAGTACAAAGATAAGTCTATTTCTGATGTTCTCAACATGACAGTTGAGGAAGCTTTGGAGTTTTTTACAAACATTCCTAAAGCGGTGAATAAACTGCAAACTTTAGTTGATGTAGGGTTGGGATATATTCAACTTGGACAACCAGCAACAACCTTATCTGGTGGTGAAGCGCAGCGAGTGAAATTAGCAACAGAATTATCACGTCGTGCGACAGGTAAAACACTTTATTTAATAGATGAACCTACAACAGGTTTATCTTTTTATGATGTTCACAAGTTGTTAGATGTGTTGCAACGTTTGGTAGATAAAGGCAATTCAATTTTAGTGATTGAACACAATTTAGATGTGATTCGTTGTGCTGATTGGTTGATAGATTTGGGACCAGATGGTGGTGATAAAGGTGGAGAGGTGATTGCTGTAGGTACGCCAGAGGAAGTGGCGGAGAATTCTCGGTCGTATACTGGGCAATATATTAAGCAGGTTTTGCAGCAGTATCCAGCACAGACAACTCAGAAGATATAA
- a CDS encoding Uma2 family endonuclease: MLASAATYKISWEKLPDDFVLDDEPVDNINQPLLAAALTESLALAGKLPANALTISNYGICATLNNKIVVKAPDWGFVPSIRVPREEVKRSYTPQLQGNFPVIVMEFLSDSEGGEYSSKPTYPPGKWFYYEQVLKVPNYAIFEPETGVLEVYRLDNSGQYQLQTPDENNRYWITEMNLFLGIWQGNRENRTGYWLRWSDERGELLLWGLELAQHERQRAERLAAQLRALGVEPEV, encoded by the coding sequence ATGCTAGCCAGTGCAGCCACCTATAAAATTAGTTGGGAAAAGTTACCTGATGATTTTGTTTTAGATGACGAGCCAGTGGATAACATTAATCAGCCACTATTAGCTGCGGCTTTAACAGAAAGCTTGGCACTTGCAGGAAAATTGCCAGCTAATGCTTTAACCATTAGTAATTACGGCATCTGTGCCACTTTAAATAACAAAATCGTGGTGAAAGCTCCCGATTGGGGATTTGTGCCTTCTATTAGAGTGCCACGAGAAGAGGTCAAGCGTAGTTATACTCCACAACTCCAAGGCAATTTTCCCGTCATCGTTATGGAGTTTCTTTCAGATAGTGAAGGTGGAGAGTACTCCAGTAAACCAACTTATCCACCTGGTAAATGGTTCTATTACGAGCAAGTTTTAAAAGTTCCCAACTACGCTATTTTTGAGCCAGAAACGGGGGTGTTAGAAGTGTATCGGCTAGATAATTCAGGACAGTATCAACTTCAGACACCAGATGAGAACAACCGTTACTGGATTACAGAAATGAACCTGTTTTTAGGCATATGGCAGGGAAACCGAGAAAATCGAACGGGCTATTGGTTGCGTTGGAGTGATGAACGTGGTGAACTATTACTATGGGGTTTGGAGTTAGCACAACACGAACGTCAACGGGCAGAACGATTGGCAGCCCAACTGCGTGCGTTGGGAGTAGAACCGGAAGTTTGA
- a CDS encoding alpha/beta fold hydrolase yields the protein MTVSIQQLPTTTFEKLFWTWQGYKIQYTVMGTGRPLVLVHGFGASIGHWRKNIPVLAAAGYKVFALDLLGFGGSDKPPLNYTVDVWVELLKDFCTAHIQERAVFVGNSIGALLGLMVVAEHPEIAAGGILINCAGGLSHRPHELNPPLRIVMGAFNSLVRSRVTGAFVFNRVRQKAQIRRTLYQVYRNREAVSDELVELLYAPSCDPGAQQVFASILTAPPGPSPTELLPKVERPLLVIWGADDPWTPITGAKIYEQARENGKDIKIVPIPGAGHCPHDEVPDVVNYQILDWLASR from the coding sequence ATGGGTACTGGACGTCCCCTAGTACTCGTTCATGGTTTTGGTGCTTCCATTGGACATTGGCGGAAAAATATCCCCGTGTTAGCAGCCGCTGGCTATAAGGTCTTTGCTCTTGACCTTTTGGGTTTTGGTGGTTCCGATAAGCCACCGTTAAACTACACGGTGGACGTGTGGGTGGAACTCCTCAAGGATTTTTGCACAGCACACATTCAAGAAAGAGCTGTGTTTGTAGGTAACTCCATCGGCGCACTTCTGGGTTTAATGGTGGTGGCGGAACATCCGGAAATAGCCGCTGGTGGTATTTTGATTAACTGTGCGGGTGGTTTGAGTCATCGACCGCACGAACTCAACCCACCGCTACGCATTGTCATGGGAGCTTTTAACTCTTTGGTGCGATCGCGCGTTACGGGAGCATTCGTCTTCAACCGCGTCCGTCAAAAAGCCCAAATTCGCCGCACCTTATACCAAGTTTACCGCAATCGGGAAGCTGTTTCCGATGAATTGGTAGAGTTACTTTATGCTCCTTCTTGTGACCCAGGCGCGCAACAAGTTTTCGCTTCTATCCTCACAGCACCTCCTGGTCCTTCTCCAACGGAACTTTTACCTAAGGTGGAACGTCCATTGCTGGTGATTTGGGGTGCAGATGACCCTTGGACACCAATCACTGGGGCAAAAATTTACGAACAGGCGCGGGAGAATGGGAAAGACATCAAAATTGTCCCAATTCCTGGTGCTGGACACTGTCCCCATGATGAGGTTCCGGATGTTGTAAATTACCAAATATTGGACTGGCTGGCATCTCGTTAA